The following is a genomic window from Lycorma delicatula isolate Av1 chromosome 6, ASM4794821v1, whole genome shotgun sequence.
tacaatttctttttcacttttttctattGACCAAATAACTTTTGCAGCAGTTCAGTGTCCACTACACTACATTTAAACagcttagaaaaaaatttagtatgaTTTCACATAATTAAATTGCTTTGAGGTGGTCAAAAATTTGACCTATCTGAAGTGTATAAGTGAAATCCAATAGCTGAGACGGTCATTTcggtgctaatttttttttttaaaaccataattatttttggataaacaaactaaaagataattgattataaaagaatctggtcaaatatttttaaaatgttacaagcATAGCTCTGTAATTGAATTCATGCTTTCTCACATATTTACAAAGCAGCTTAATCTGAGCTTAGCTGGGAAAGTTCCATGTTAACATCAATGATTGATGATGAAAGTTAAAGGAAacgcaaaataatattaacaaatttctttatagAATTAATATACTTACCGTGATGTAAATTCCAGTGGcagaaaataatagaagaaacatatttaaaaaaataaaatctgaaaaatttctgATTGACAGTTTTACATGGTATGGTTTTCTGATAATCTGATCAGAGACTTGAAGCTACCAAGTAGtatgtcatatttttaatttattgtttttaaacacatgttcaaaattattaataatattgcaatgAGTTTTTTGATGTAgcaatttgatataatttaaatacacacaattttctaatattatattaaaataatagttacaaatttaatttctgaacTAATCTTATACCTCTTatcttatcaatataaaataatttttatctaacaaaactgaaataaaacatcTGTCAAACATAGAAtaatggattaattaattttttatcatattctagATTTAGATCAATTCTTAATAAATCTGAAGTAGACACACCACTTGACTAACTCGTTCGCCTAAAGATTCCTTAAGcaaaggatgaaacaaaaagcaatttattcatattttctcaaggtaaaagattggtccagtagTTTCTTTACCTATATCTCTTCTtcctatgagaaaattaccaataaagttgaacatgaaaaactgtgaaatttcactttggtaaattttttcaagaggcagggtgGTATATacagttttaccataaatattattattggtgatatacttacccctaaatttttatgaatttttgaaaaataattttttttcaaatttttcaccatcaaaatacttcctttactttgaagGAAGGAAAAAGTAAGGTTATATGTATATTACTTTACTTTCTTTAATAAGAGAAggaggtataaaaaataaaataattttacaaagatagaaatgtaatgtaaaaaattcacttaagaaattactttattgatagttaggttttaaaaactgtaatttaattacaaatatataatcttGTAATAATAAGTGAATAAAGAGTACTTATCAATATGTACATCAGGAACTtacacaaaaatttttgtaaatgaattaagCAATCATACTTGATAAAGGTATATTTACTAATATcttttacatcaataaaattataatttctaaattttaataaattataaaacacaaatcaCTTAACATACATTACAGCACATATACCAAATTTCATGCTTAAACCCAGTTTATTCGGTCAAGTAGCAACCTTTGAATTACTCTTTGACTCGTGCATTTAGAtgtaatcaagaaataaatttttgcacaATTGCAGATACTTATATGAACAAGTTAGAATCAGTTCACAACATTTTCTTTGATAGACTCAGTAATGCAATTAATGTTAAATTCTACTGCCCACTAAATAGTggcaaaagtaaatttaaaaattgatattagtaattaataatagcCAGTGATGCAATTAGTATCAAGTAGATGATATAGAAGATGCAGAGGCAGATAACTGTTGTTGTATACGATGCAAACCTTCTAAAAGAGTATCCAGTGTGGAAGATTCCATTTCTAATGTTACAGTCTCAATGTTATCATTAGTTAAAGTATCTTCGGTTTTCTCAGCCTGTACTATCTGTTCAGTGATTCTATCTACTACTTGTGTTTTGTTCAACTGTAAACAAAATacagatatattaaattaaatactttcaaTGAATTAAACAATCCATACCTACTATATTCAGGGTCAATTCaattgaagtgtcccaaaaaaaacataatttggtagcttgaccaattcaaaaaaaaattgaaacttacccacttgtttcaggatcttaaaactattttttttaagtttttatttaagcagtttacctgtaaCAGCTGTTTTTGTTACGGTGCGCATgtctatttttgtgattgtaagagtttacacaaaaaatcataattaaaaaactattggtcctggaaagatgaaacaaaaagcaatttattcatattttctcaaggtaaaagattggcccagtaatttatttacctatctctacTTTCTATgagaaataatgttaaacatgaaaaactgtgaaatttcactttggtaatttttttctagaggCAGGGATGGTATACACAGTTATAACTGTTTTTTGCAGgtgtatgttagtagttttatcataaatattattaatggtgatatacttaccacttaagttttatgaatttttgaaaataattttttttttttaaattcaaaatttggcTTCAAAACTCTGATAGGATTGGTGATAAAAACCTCAAATTTGCACTacttagtgtttttgtagatgtttataacaaataaaaaagtttcttgtaaaaaacacattttttgtaaataaaacatttataacttctcaaaaatcatgaaaacctgttaaaagtgataccattttgactctataaataagtgctccaagggagtttcttgttttctttgcactttacattttttatatttatcccctatgttgttgaagttgacgttttcaatatttttaaaattattaattataggtcctaatataatataatataataacttaaccaataccagtaacctaatacaattttgattcaaaaataaaactatttgggTAAAACTTACCCAAATTGAGATTTCAATGATTAGcgtacatcttttttcaagaattcattatttttatattggtttatttttgtaaacactatcaaaaaaaaaagaaagaaaatagactgtagcaaaattttaattattattcttcaataGAATAGcctgtttttattgtaatgaaagtttatgatttagtgtggttaaccaacagctgtgatatctcttgtgatagataattctcttgaaatagTGTGAGAATGACCCATCACTGAAGTTAGTTCAAATGATGTCAACTTTCTCAAGACTTTGCAGATGGGCACCCAAACTTTGTCTTGTTGATACTTTTGAAATGAtgaaaatgtttatcttactaaGGAAAACTATTTATGATACTTAATGGAATGATACTAAACATTTATCAACATTTAGAATCCAACTGTTTAACGGACTTTGCAGGGTTGCCTgcaatattgtgatgtggggcaatgtattgctcttggtcttcgcaatcatatagttctttgttctgctgagaaaaaatacttatgaaacagttaacacaaagagactttccaggaactaaatttaaatttggaaaaaatatgttctttaagaGCTCACTCTAATcttatttgtcttaagtttttcttaactgtttttttatgagttctcaaagggtcacaacagaactgtctgTACAGCTGACTGAATTTTGCCAAAacgttttttcatgatatttacaaatactAGTGACATCtccataaacatgaaaaaaaataagttgttggtttttatcactaaatacacaaattttaatgtGTTCTTTTGGCAATGTACCATACACTGTTgtatgacactcttcattcacataaattcctggaacattgttcttccaatgtgaaattatttgaaaataatgtaaaaatttgattttaaaattaattaataaaaacacgcaggatgaaatttgagacaatCTGTAAAGATATGAACatgtcactgactaatgtcagactgaccagtctgtaactgcagaTCTAAATGATGTAACACGCATAAAtaagcatgttgcaacatgaattttcctgacgactggaaattacttcaagcacctgttataacatgaacattGCAGTTGAATGGTTTAAACAAGTCTACTTCAACTatagtagtaaatataaaaatattaaagtgccaaaaATACTAGAAACCCTCTTGGAGTACTTATTTAgcaagtcaaaatggtatcggTTTTAACAGatgtttcatgatttttgaaactttttaattagtacaatacacaagaaacctttttatttgccataaacatctacaaaaacgctgtaagttatgtaaatttgagatttttatcaccagccccatt
Proteins encoded in this region:
- the LOC142326311 gene encoding uncharacterized protein LOC142326311 isoform X4, which encodes MYGSSSRLNKTQVVDRITEQIVQAEKTEDTLTNDNIETVTLEMESSTLDTLLEGLHRIQQQLSASASSISST
- the LOC142326311 gene encoding uncharacterized protein LOC142326311 isoform X3, giving the protein MHYHPTMKLNKTQVVDRITEQIVQAEKTEDTLTNDNIETVTLEMESSTLDTLLEGLHRIQQQLSASASSISST
- the LOC142326311 gene encoding uncharacterized protein LOC142326311 isoform X2; translation: MYGSSSRVCMLNKTQVVDRITEQIVQAEKTEDTLTNDNIETVTLEMESSTLDTLLEGLHRIQQQLSASASSISST
- the LOC142326311 gene encoding uncharacterized protein LOC142326311 isoform X1, which produces MLDRDVGPPKLKEFSCHMKVVDRTTAIKPVCVLNFVLNKTQVVDRITEQIVQAEKTEDTLTNDNIETVTLEMESSTLDTLLEGLHRIQQQLSASASSISST